A window of Etheostoma spectabile isolate EspeVRDwgs_2016 chromosome 18, UIUC_Espe_1.0, whole genome shotgun sequence contains these coding sequences:
- the dtl gene encoding denticleless protein homolog: MLFRSIVDRGVGRRRQNALPADSWPRCPLSSVLGGYQCVRQDEHISYGNLGDSVPPFGLAFSSAGHMQNILAVANEEGIVRIYNTESRERPLLKEWLAHENAVFDIAWVPGEPHFVTAAGDQMARLWDVKSGELLGSFKGHLCSLKSVSFAPQEKAVFCTGARDGNIMVWDTRCSKKDGFYRQVKQISGAHNKAETNTPARTKKRRSSTRGMAPSVDTQQSVTVVLFRDQHTLISSGAVDGVIKMWDLRKNYTAHRQDPVPLQTYPYPGSCMRMRLGYSGLVLDSRRSNVICNCTDDSIYMFNVSGMKTTPVAVFSGHQNSSFYVKSTISPDDQFLASGSSDNNAYIWKISDPKHPPMMLQGHSEEVTSVAWCPTDFTKIASCSDDHTVRIWRLHREMDGAQSSVGEANLVGWARPKSPSRPSIRAETTPAKHQGTESLGGLTSPQLAACAPSGAALPLPSSTTSPTPSQGAKAAAARQRTPSSIKQWLSPSHGSPGQVSPSLRRVLSLCPQSPASSASPTERRAKRRLETGDGPSAGCGGAEQCDCVTELYPAAKRSRALSGICCPAQESQLQTDCHTEDNKQVSSRQTGKENCSPGAKDWLSAMGQKMKKGQGSPSTPRSPSASKKQDGKTPASPTIRSPQTMKKISMYFTRRPNLE, translated from the exons ATGCTTTTCCGCTCAATAGTGGACAGAGGAGTGGGCAGACGAAGGCAGAATG CCCTCCCTGCAGACTCCTGGCCCAGGTGCCCCCTGAGCTCTGTGTTGGGAGGCTACCAGTGTGTCCGACAAGATGAACACATCTCCTATGGCAACCTGGGTGACTCTGTGCCACCGTTTGGATTGGCTTTCTCCTCTG CGGGGCACATGCAGAACATCCTTGCAGTAGCTAACGAAGAAGGCATTGTTAGGATCTATAACACGGAGAGCCGTGAAAGGCCACTCCTCAAAG AATGGTTGGCACATGAGAATGCTGTTTTTGACATAGCCTGGGTACCAGGGGAGCCTCACTTT GTGACTGCTGCCGGTGATCAGATGGCCAGGCTGTGGGATGTGAAGTCAGGGGAGCTGTTAGGCAGCTTCAAGGGTCACCTCTGCAGCCTTAAGTCTGTTTCATTCGCACCACAGGAGAAAG CTGTGTTCTGTACCGGGGCCAGAGATGGAAATATTATGGTCTGGGACACCAGGTGCAGCAAAAAAG ATGGTTTCTACAGACAGGTGAAACAGATCAGTGGTGCTCACAACAAAGCAGAGACAAACACCCCCGCCAGAACAAAGAAGAGACGGAGTAGCACACGTGGCATGGCTCCCAGTGTG GACACCCAGCAGAGTGTCACGGTAGTTTTGTTTCGGGATCAGCACACTCTCATCTCTTCTGGGGCCGTTGACGG AGTGATCAAGATGTGGGATCTGAGGAAGAACTACACCGCACACCGTCAGGATCCTGTCCCACTGCAGACGTACCCGTACCCGGGTTCTTGCATGCGCATGCGACTGG GTTATTCTGGACTTGTTCTGGACTCCAGAAGATCCAACGTCATATGTAACTGCACCGATGATAGTATCTACATGTTTAATGTCAGTGGAATGAAAACGACTCCAG TGGCAGTTTTCAGTGGCCACCAGAACTCCTCGTTTTATGTAAAGTCCACCATCAGCCCCGATGACCAGTTCTTGGCCAGTGGCTCAAGTGACAATAACGCGTACATCTGGAAG ATCTCTGATCCTAAACATCCTCCCATGATGCTCCAAGGCCATAGCGAGGAAGTGACATCTGTTGCATGGTGCCCAACAGATTTTACTAAG ATTGCTTCCTGTTCTGATGACCACACTGTACGGATCTGGAGGCTTCACCGGGAAATGGATGGAGCACAATCTTCAGTGGGAGAGGCCAACCTTGTGGGTTGGGCACGCCCTAAATCTCCCTCTA GGCCTTCAATCAGAGCTGAGACAACCCCTGCCAAGCACCAGGGGACAGAGAGTCTTGGAGGCCTGACGTCACCCCAGCTTGCTGCCTGTGCTCCCAGTGGAGCCGCCCTGCCTCTGCCCTCCAGCACCACCTCACCCACCCCTTCTCAGGGTGCTAAGGCTGCTGCTGCTCGCCAGAGAACACCATCTTCTATCAAACAGTGGTTATCACCGAGCCATGGATCTCCTGGTCAGGTCAGCCCTTCGCTCCGTAGGGTACTGAGCCTGTGTCCCCAGAGCCCGGCGAGCAGTGCCTCTCCCACAGAGCGACGGGCCAAACGCAGGCTGGAGACTGGTGACGGTCCATCTGCAGGCTGCGGGGGTGCGGAACAGTGTGACTGTGTTACTGAACTCTACCCTGCGGCCAAGAGAAGCCGGGCCCTGTCTGGAATCTGCTGCCCCGCTCAAGAGAGCCAGCTACAAACAGACTGCCACACAGAGGACAACAAGCAAGTCTCATCAAGACAGACTGGCAAAGAGAATTGCTCTCCCGGGGCAAAGGACTGGCTATCAGCGATGGGCCAAAAGATGAAGAAAGGTCAAGGAAGCCCTAGTACTCCCAGAAGCCCCAGTGCCTCTAAAAAACAAGATGGCAAGACACCAGCATCACCG ACAATCCGCTCACCGCAAACCATGAAGAAAATCTCCATGTATTTTACAAGAAGGCCTAATCTGGAGTGA